The Argentina anserina chromosome 3, drPotAnse1.1, whole genome shotgun sequence genome includes a region encoding these proteins:
- the LOC126786059 gene encoding nucleolar complex-associated protein 3, producing the protein MRGRKKIILPPQLPPDISEDEIEVSDEDKAFVNENKDYAGFLSTLDTTSITKHVTRVADVKEDTLEALYEQRRKKSSLKEKESSGIEVDPVDALPIKDLSGNLHYLKVPKKSEASENDLEEAGQDDEGDAADKGIVKLTKAERREKLKKLKKEAKKQGKDFATPEVEVEPTPQAAVLAEVKKDLTAEEGFESKKHKLAELGIALLADPEANIKTLKDMLQICKDKDHAIVKLGLLSLLAVFKDLIPGYRIRLPTEKELEMKVSKEVKKMRLYESTLLNTYKAYLQRLAALEKQHSFQHVAFRCICTLLDAVPYFNFRESLLGIVIKNISSSDDVVRKLCCSTVKSLFTNEGKHGGEATVEAVRLIANYVKARNCQLHPDSIEVFLSLSFYEDLGRATKEDDKNKAKNKRGKKRKDHEDPRQMKENERKRSRQEQLAKTRDEVAADYKAVAYTPDVLERRRMQTETLSAVFETYFRILKHTMQSSTLRSEADSSESTGASVPYPLLAPCLQGLGKFSHLIDLDFMGDLINSLRKLASGSGDTERISKCLTVTERLRCCIVAFKVMKSNLDALNVDLQDFFVQLYNIILEYRPGRDQGEVLAEALKIMLCEDRQHDMQKAAAFVKRLASFSLCFGSAESMAALVTLKHLLLKNVKCRNLLENDAGGGSVSGLIAKYHPEASDPNLSGALASVLWELNLLSKHYHPGVSSMVSSISSMNTAHSNQVYLSTITPQQAFMDFSLENPNSFKFQGDIRKSNNKRKRGTYSSISTDMEPSKYTASIDEDEVKKKLSAHFVVLRDIKENQRLRAELQSTTSSIQLYEEYKKQKKKPKKPQTKRSKIVTK; encoded by the exons ATGAggggaaggaagaagataataCTACCTCCCCAGCTCCCGCCGGACATCTCCGAAGACGAAATCGAAGTCTCCGACGAGGACAAGGCCTTCGTCAATGAGAACAAGGACTACGCCGGCTTCCTCTCCACTTTGGACACCACCTCCATCACCAA GCATGTTACTCGTGTTGCTGATGTAAAGGAGGATACATTGGAAGCTTTGTATGAGCAGCGAAGAAAGAAGTCCTCGCTGAAAGAAAAGGAGAGTAGTGGGATTGAAGTTGATCCTGTTGATGCTCTTCCCATAAAAGACTTATCTGGAAATCTTCACTATTTAAAAG TACCAAAGAAATCAGAAGCATCTGAAAATGACCTGGAGGAAGCTGGTCAggatgatgagggtgatgctgCAGATAAAGGCATAGTTAAGTTGACGAAGGCTGAAAGGAGGGAAAAGCTTAAGAAACTCAAGAAAGAGGCAAAAAAACAAGGAAAAGATTTTGCTACTCCCGAAGTTGAAGTTGAACCAACTCCACAAGCAGCAGTTCTG GCTGAGGTTAAAAAAGACCTTACTGCTGAAGAAGGATTTGAAAGTAAGAAGCACAAACTTGCAGAGCTGGGAATTGCTCTACTTGCTGATCCAGAGGCCAATATTAAAACCCTGAAGGACATGTTACAAATCTGTAAAGATAAGGATCATGCAATCGTCAAACTTGGACTCCTATCTTTGTTGGCTGTCTTTAAGGACCTTATTCCTGG ATACCGCATTAGGCTCCCCACAGAGAAGGAGCTGGAGATGAAAGTTTCAAAGGAGGTTAAGAAAATGCGGCTCTATGAGTCAACACTTCTCAACACATACAAG GCATACTTGCAGAGGTTGGCAGCCTTAGAAAAACAGCACTCATTCCAGCATGTGGCATTTCGCTGTATCTGTACTTTACTCGATGCAGTACCCTATTTCAACTTCCGGGAGAGCTTGTTAGGGATTGTAATAAAAAACATAAGTTCCTCAGACGATGTTGTAAG GAAACTATGTTGTTCTACTGTAAAGTcacttttcacaaacgagggAAAACATGGTGGTGAAGCTACTGTGGAGGCTGTTCGATTAATCGCAAATTATGTCAAAGCTCGGAATTGTCAACTACATCCTGATTCCATTGAG GTTTTCTTGTCTCTATCATTCTATGAGGATCTTGGGAGGGCTACAAAAGAAGATGATaaaaacaaagcaaaaaacaaaagaggtAAAAAAAGAAAGGACCATGAGGATCCACgccaaatgaaagaaaatgaaaggaaAAGGAGTAGGCAAGAACAACTGGCCAAGACAAGGGAtgag GTTGCTGCTGATTACAAAGCGGTTGCGTATACCCCTGATGTGTTGGAGCGGAGAAGAATGCAGACAGAGACACTTTCAGCTGTTTTTGAAACATATTTTCGCATATTGAAGCACACAATGCAGTCATCCACTCTCAG ATCTGAAGCAGATAGTAGTGAATCGACCGGTGCATCTGTGCCCTACCCTTTACTTGCCCCCTGTCTGCAAGGATTAGGAAAGTTTTCACACCTAATTGACTTGGATTTTATGGGTGATCTGATAAATTCTCTGAGGAAGCTTGCTTCTGGTAGTGGTGATACTGAGAGAATTTCAAAATGTTTGACTGTAACTGAGCGTCTCCGGTGCTGCATTGTCGCATTTAAAGTGATGAAGAGCAATCTTGATGCCTTGAATGTTGATTTACAAGACTTCTTCGTCCAGCTTTACAATATTATACTTGAATATAGGCCTGGAAG AGATCAGGGTGAAGTATTAGCTGAAGCTCTAAAAATAATGCTGTGTGAAGATAGACAACATGACATGCAGAAGGCTGCTGCATTTGTAAAGCGTTTAGCATCATTCTCATTGTGTTTTGGGTCTGCAGAGTCCATGGCAG CGTTGGTTACCTTGAAGCATCTTCTTCTGAAAAATGTTAAGTGCCGAAACCTTTTAGAGAATGACGCTGGAGGTGGCTCGGTTTCCGGTTTAATTGCG AAATATCATCCTGAAGCTTCAGACCCCAATCTAAGTGGTGCTCTTGCTTCAGTACTCTGGGAACTTAATCTTCTCTCCAAGCATTATCATCCAGGTGTGTCAAGTATGGTTTCAAGTATATCTAGTATGAACACTGCTCATTCAAACCAAGTATATCTCTCTACCATCACTCCTCAGCAAGCCTTCATGGACTTTTCTTTGGAGAATCCAAATTCCTTCAAGTTCCAGGGTGACATTAGAAAGTCAAATAACAAGAGGAAAAGAGGAACATACTCTTCTATATCCACCGATATGGAGCCATCCAAATATACAGCTTCGATCGATGAAGATGAAGTGAAAAAGAAACTTTCTGCTCATTTTGTGGTTCTACGTGACATCAAGGAGAATCAAAGATTGAGGGCCGAGCTGCAAAGTACTACATCCTCCATACAGCTATATGAAGAGTACAAGAAGCAGAAGAAAAAGCCTAAAAAGCCACAAACCAAGAGAAGTAAAATTGTGACCAAGTGA
- the LOC126786972 gene encoding uncharacterized protein LOC126786972, whose amino-acid sequence MASKARSKIREDIGDSKFCIIVDEACDESKREQMVLFLRFINREGYDGARNMRGKWKRLQALFLNDCPYAYYVHYFAHRLQLALVAASREVIHIHQFFSHLSSIINVVASSCKRHDQLQDAQVDELAHLLSIDELESGKGANQEIMGITNARCQALQQKNQDISNAMHLVFYTKKMIQNLREDGWVTFLDQVVSFSNKFEVDVLDLDAPYFEGQSRRRKRDITLEHHFHFDIFVAAIDAQLQELDCRFGESALELLTLSSGLDPRNSYNSFNIDVICLLVEKYYPFDFTEQEKIDLRYQLSSFKIDVHNHPVLQSLSSIPELCRKLDETKRASKYYLFDRLIRLVLTLPVSTTTGERAFSTMKIIKTRLRNKMEDDFLADNLVVYIEREIVKTFTSNCIPDEFTSMKEYRVLFK is encoded by the exons ATGGCAAGCAAAGCGAGGAGTAAGATTCGTGAAGATATTGGGGATTCAAAGTTCTGCATTATTGTTGATGAAGCTTGTGATGAGTCTAAAAGAGAACAAATGGTTCTTTTTTTAAGATTTATTAATAGAGAAG GGTATGATGGAGCTAGAAATATGCGTGGAAAGTGGAAACGGCTGCAAGCTTTATTTCTTAATGATTGTCCATATGCGTACTATGTGCATTATTTTGCTCATAGGTTACAATTGGCCCTAGTTGCTGCATCTCGCGAGGTAATTCATATCCATCAATTTTTCTCTCATTTGAGCTCTATTATCAATGTTGTTGCATCTTCTTGTAAACGCCATGATCAATTACAAGATGCTCAAGTAGATGAACTTGCTCATTTGTTATCTATTGATGAACTTGAAAGTGGAAAGGGGGCAAATCAG GAGATTATGGGTATCACAAATGCTCGTTGCCAAGCCTTGCAACAAAAGAATCAAGACATATCAAATGCTATGCATTTGGTTTTTTATACAAAGAAAATGATTCAaaatcttagagaagatggtTGGGTCACTTTTCTTGACCAGGTTGTTTCATTCTCTAATAAATTTGAAGTTGATGTTCTTGACTTGGATGCTCCTTATTTTGAAGGTCAGAGTCGTCGTCGAAAGAGAGATATTACATTGGAGCACCATTTTCACTTTGATATATTTGTTGCTGCAATAGATGCTCAATTACAGGAACTTGATTGCAGGTTTGGTGAATCTGCTTTGGAGCTTTTAACTCTTAGTAGTGGTTTGGATCCAAGAAATTCATACAACTCATTCAATATTGATGTCATTTGTTTACTTGTGGAGAAATATTACCCATTTGATTTTACAGAACAAGAGAAGATTGACTTGAGATATCAATTGAGCTCTTTTAAGATCGATGTGCACAATCATCCTGTCCTACAATCATTGTCATCTATTCCAGAGTTATGTAGAAAGTTGGATGAGACAAAGAGGGCAAGCAAGTATTATCTATTTGATAGATTAATTCGCCTTGTTTTGACTCTTCCAGTATCTACAACTACTGGTGAAAGGGCATTTTCAACAATGAAAATCATTAAAACAAGGCTGAGGAACAAAATGGAAGATGATTTTTTGGCAGATAACTTGGTTGTTTACATTGA